In the genome of Ktedonobacteraceae bacterium, one region contains:
- the manB gene encoding phosphomannomutase/phosphoglucomutase (converts mannose-6-phosphate to mannose-1-phosphate; the resulting product is then converted to GDP-mannose by ManC which is then used in the synthesis of mannose-containing glycoconjugates that are important for mediating entry into host cells), with protein MNTPNVKIDPGIFGAYDVRGIYGQDMNEEVAYRIARAAAQYLQVPAIAVGRDMRLSSPQLAAAITQGIIDQGIDAIDLGMTTTDELYFAVGNFNYPAGIMITASHNPPEYNGMKLCRAQAAPISMATGLSDIRDLAMHGNFAEPEHKGRVIQRDVLDDYVKHALSFIDVSKIKPLKVAIDAGNGMAGMVIPRVFQYLPCTLIPLYFELDGSFPNHPASPIEPQNMVDLQRKVRETSADLGAAFDGDADRMFLVDEHGNLVDSSMVTAIVSESLLHKHPGASILYNLIVSKSVPELITRLGGKAIRTRVGHSFIKAEMRKTNAIFGGEHSGHFYFRDNWYADSGLIAFLVALELVSIEGKPLSELLVPLDQWVRSGEINSRVSDVKGKLDALEQRYGKEAKSVDYMDGITVEYENWWFNVRPSNTEPMLRLNVEAKDRALMEQKRDELLAFIRG; from the coding sequence ATGAATACGCCTAATGTAAAAATCGATCCTGGCATTTTCGGCGCGTATGATGTACGCGGCATTTATGGCCAGGATATGAATGAAGAGGTCGCCTATCGCATTGCGCGAGCCGCTGCCCAGTATCTGCAAGTGCCTGCAATCGCTGTCGGGCGTGATATGCGGCTTTCATCACCTCAACTGGCTGCCGCTATCACACAAGGCATCATCGATCAGGGCATCGATGCCATTGATCTTGGCATGACGACCACGGATGAGCTATATTTCGCGGTCGGCAACTTCAATTACCCTGCCGGTATCATGATTACCGCTTCGCACAATCCTCCTGAATACAACGGCATGAAATTGTGCCGCGCGCAGGCCGCCCCCATCAGCATGGCAACCGGCCTTTCCGATATCCGCGACCTGGCCATGCACGGCAATTTCGCTGAACCTGAGCACAAGGGGCGCGTCATACAGCGAGATGTCCTTGATGACTACGTCAAACATGCGCTTTCATTTATCGATGTGAGCAAGATCAAGCCCCTCAAAGTGGCCATTGATGCTGGAAACGGCATGGCAGGTATGGTCATTCCCCGTGTCTTTCAATACCTTCCCTGCACGCTCATCCCATTGTATTTTGAACTGGATGGCAGCTTTCCCAATCACCCCGCCAGTCCGATTGAGCCGCAGAACATGGTAGATTTGCAGCGCAAAGTACGGGAGACCAGCGCCGATCTTGGCGCTGCCTTTGACGGGGACGCCGACCGCATGTTCCTGGTAGATGAACATGGCAATCTCGTAGATAGCTCCATGGTGACGGCTATCGTGTCGGAAAGCCTGCTGCATAAGCATCCCGGCGCCAGCATCCTCTACAACCTGATTGTCTCCAAAAGCGTACCCGAACTCATCACCAGGCTCGGTGGCAAGGCCATACGTACCCGCGTCGGCCACTCCTTTATCAAGGCCGAAATGCGCAAAACAAACGCCATCTTCGGCGGTGAGCATTCCGGGCATTTCTATTTTCGTGATAACTGGTACGCCGACTCCGGTCTCATTGCTTTCCTGGTCGCGTTGGAACTGGTCTCCATCGAAGGAAAACCCCTTTCGGAATTGCTCGTACCCCTCGATCAATGGGTGCGCAGTGGCGAGATCAACAGCCGCGTCAGCGATGTAAAGGGCAAGCTGGATGCCCTCGAGCAGCGCTATGGGAAAGAAGCAAAAAGCGTGGATTACATGGACGGCATCACAGTAGAATACGAGAACTGGTGGTTCAACGTGCGTCCGTCCAACACTGAGCCGATGTTGCGCCTCAATGTCGAGGCTAAAGACAGGGCATTGATGGAGCAGAAACGCGATGAACTACTCGCCTTCATCCGCGGGTAA
- a CDS encoding non-ribosomal peptide synthetase, translating to MVVDDYPSDQSIHQLFEAQAARTPARVALISGQQRITYQELNRQANQLAAYLRRSGVGREALVGICMERSIEMVIGLLGILKAGAVYVPLDPTYPRERLAFMLADAHPAILLTQQHLAARLPPHDRTICIDRDWQAIAQENEENVSSGAGRDNIAYMLYTSGSTGTPKGVLGTHRAAINRFCWMWNTYPFEPGEVCCHKTSLSFVDSVWEIFGPLLQGIPAVIIPNSIVKDPQQLLQTLAAHAVTRIVLVPSLLRVLLESEHLQDLLPRLKYWISSGEALPMDLAQRFLKQMPNSILLNLYGSSEVAADVMYYDVRDYTSQASIPIGRPIANTQIYLLDEQMLPVPIGAPGELYAGGDGLARGYFNRPELTASRFVPDPFSGKPGARLYRTGDIARYLDDGNIEYLGRLDHQVKVRGIRIELGEIESVLGQHPAVRQAVVIAREDAPGDKRLVAYIVLHEKQTASSDELYNHTLERLPDYMVPAAFVFLARLPLTPNGKLDRQALPLPRPVRPDLSSDFLAARTPVEETIAATWSRALGIEQIGIHDNFFELGGHSLLAMQMLSQLQADFSVELPVHRFLEAPTIAQLVELLQQGQNNGSTSHKPSLRSISREAYRMPSS from the coding sequence ATGGTTGTAGATGATTATCCATCCGATCAATCGATACATCAACTTTTCGAAGCTCAAGCCGCGCGCACACCAGCTCGCGTCGCTCTTATCTCCGGGCAGCAGCGAATAACCTATCAGGAATTGAACCGGCAGGCCAATCAACTGGCCGCCTACTTGCGTCGCTCAGGTGTAGGACGAGAGGCACTGGTAGGCATTTGCATGGAACGTTCGATAGAGATGGTCATCGGACTGCTTGGTATCCTCAAGGCAGGAGCTGTCTATGTGCCACTCGATCCAACCTATCCCCGCGAACGCCTCGCTTTCATGCTCGCTGATGCTCACCCGGCAATTTTGCTAACGCAGCAGCATCTCGCCGCACGGCTTCCCCCGCATGATCGCACCATCTGCATAGATAGAGACTGGCAGGCAATTGCTCAAGAAAATGAAGAAAATGTTTCCAGCGGCGCAGGCAGGGACAATATTGCCTATATGCTCTATACTTCCGGCTCTACCGGTACGCCCAAGGGTGTGCTTGGAACGCATCGCGCAGCAATCAATCGCTTTTGCTGGATGTGGAATACCTATCCATTTGAGCCGGGCGAAGTCTGCTGCCACAAAACATCGTTAAGTTTTGTGGACTCGGTCTGGGAGATTTTTGGACCACTCCTGCAAGGTATCCCGGCGGTCATCATTCCCAACTCGATAGTGAAAGACCCTCAGCAACTACTTCAGACGCTGGCCGCCCATGCTGTTACCCGTATCGTACTTGTTCCATCGCTTCTCAGGGTGCTATTGGAATCGGAACATCTACAAGATTTGCTACCCCGCCTGAAGTACTGGATCAGCAGCGGCGAAGCGCTACCCATGGACCTGGCACAGCGCTTTCTAAAGCAGATGCCCAATAGCATACTCCTCAACCTGTATGGTTCCTCGGAAGTGGCCGCCGATGTGATGTATTACGATGTGCGCGACTATACCTCTCAAGCCAGCATTCCGATTGGTCGTCCGATTGCTAATACCCAGATCTACCTGCTGGATGAGCAAATGCTGCCGGTTCCTATTGGTGCTCCGGGAGAACTTTATGCCGGTGGGGATGGCCTGGCACGCGGCTATTTCAATCGCCCAGAGCTAACCGCCTCTCGATTCGTTCCCGACCCGTTTAGCGGCAAACCGGGAGCGCGGCTTTACAGAACAGGCGATATAGCCCGCTACCTGGACGACGGCAATATCGAATATCTGGGCCGCCTCGATCATCAAGTGAAGGTGCGCGGCATACGTATTGAACTGGGCGAGATCGAATCGGTGTTGGGACAGCATCCCGCCGTGCGCCAGGCGGTCGTGATAGCCCGTGAAGACGCGCCGGGCGATAAGCGCCTGGTGGCCTATATTGTCTTGCATGAAAAGCAGACCGCATCCTCAGATGAACTATACAATCACACCCTGGAACGCCTGCCGGATTATATGGTACCCGCCGCCTTCGTTTTCCTCGCGCGCTTACCACTGACACCGAACGGAAAGCTGGATCGACAGGCATTGCCGCTACCCAGGCCAGTTCGTCCAGACCTTTCATCGGACTTCCTGGCCGCCCGCACGCCAGTTGAGGAGACCATCGCTGCCACCTGGTCGCGGGCGCTGGGAATCGAGCAAATTGGCATCCACGACAACTTCTTTGAGTTAGGCGGCCATTCTCTGCTTGCTATGCAAATGCTTTCGCAGCTGCAAGCCGACTTCTCGGTAGAGTTGCCGGTGCATCGTTTCCTCGAAGCTCCTACCATAGCTCAACTCGTAGAATTGCTCCAACAAGGTCAAAACAATGGCTCAACGTCTCATAAACCTTCACTGCGGTCTATCTCACGCGAGGCATACCGTATGCCTTCGTCTTGA
- a CDS encoding cellulase family glycosylhydrolase, translated as MNTTSEQGRRKSNLFIIILLLLLSVGISAYWLNNTGARQAAYTFPRAISRVVYGVNVDISAMIPGSGYTVWDPQGGDFFDLASRLGINTLRITDVRWATTGQERSRATWKQIFDKAASHHINIILLLADGGNKSALEEAHTLLGDYGLASAAALWMVDLANEPDVSDPQQMRELRQEALYVHQVAPKIPVTIGGWKSEIVGSPGTYDWQDPADIPKLINLVDVVSPHLYGFEQDAQNDVTPAQLTQRFLAAVLQQARGKPVLLEEFGASNGLATTTAATPTGGPSWQASVYRSVLAAVSAEHAEGVMGAVAWIIAPRPVWPNSDSYQGDMTGWAFVLNHGQRLLPAAKVFSIIQHSG; from the coding sequence ATGAACACTACTTCCGAGCAAGGCAGGAGAAAATCGAATCTCTTCATAATTATCCTTCTCCTCCTCTTATCAGTAGGAATCTCCGCGTATTGGCTCAACAACACCGGCGCCAGGCAGGCTGCCTATACATTTCCTCGCGCGATCTCAAGGGTCGTTTATGGCGTCAATGTTGATATAAGCGCAATGATCCCGGGTTCGGGCTATACGGTCTGGGATCCCCAGGGAGGAGACTTTTTCGACCTGGCTTCCCGGCTCGGTATCAATACGTTGCGCATCACGGATGTTCGCTGGGCTACTACCGGTCAGGAGCGTAGCAGGGCAACCTGGAAGCAGATTTTCGATAAGGCCGCGAGTCATCATATCAACATCATCCTGTTACTGGCAGACGGCGGCAATAAATCCGCGCTGGAAGAAGCCCATACCCTGCTGGGCGATTATGGGCTGGCCTCTGCTGCCGCGCTCTGGATGGTAGACCTGGCCAATGAACCGGATGTAAGCGATCCTCAACAGATGAGGGAACTGCGACAGGAGGCTTTATATGTACACCAGGTGGCTCCCAAAATTCCCGTTACCATAGGAGGTTGGAAGAGCGAGATTGTGGGATCGCCTGGCACATACGATTGGCAAGACCCCGCGGATATACCGAAACTCATTAATCTGGTGGATGTCGTTTCGCCTCACCTGTATGGATTCGAACAGGACGCGCAGAATGACGTAACGCCTGCTCAATTGACGCAACGTTTCCTTGCTGCCGTCCTGCAACAGGCACGAGGCAAACCTGTGTTGCTCGAAGAATTCGGCGCCAGCAATGGTCTGGCGACAACCACTGCCGCCACTCCAACTGGGGGTCCTTCCTGGCAGGCTTCAGTCTACCGCAGCGTTTTAGCCGCGGTCTCAGCCGAACACGCTGAAGGAGTCATGGGCGCCGTGGCCTGGATTATCGCGCCCCGTCCTGTCTGGCCAAATTCTGATAGTTATCAAGGAGACATGACGGGCTGGGCTTTTGTCCTGAACCATGGCCAGCGTCTTTTACCGGCTGCGAAGGTATTTTCCATCATACAGCATAGTGGATAG
- a CDS encoding amino acid adenylation domain-containing protein — protein sequence MALTSESPLSKQQDIYAFPASFAQQGLWYIDQIHPHNTIYNLFSTLHIRTAVNTDALASSIQAIIQRHEALRTVFVAHNGQPLQMILPQLEVPFTVVDLEYLPEAARQAEMLRLANAEVQQPFDLAHGPLLRTTLFRLGAREFLLLLTIHHIIYDGWSVHVFFRELAAYYQAFDKGSPLALPALPVQYVDFAVWQREWLSGERLDEQLAYWKQQLAGAPALFELPTDRPRPAIPTSRGSLRLFQFSRAFTETLRALSRQEKVSLFTTLVASFQTLLYRYTGQEDLLLGTDTADRSQAGTEDLIGFFVNTLVLRCDLSGNPTFHELLGRVRQVILEAYAHQDVPIEVLARELRPDRSPGQNPFFQVMLSLDLSSPDLPPHWELLPLELKTGSAKFDLSFEMQDRSDGLLIFLEYNTDLFDETTIVRMMGHWQRLLEGIVADPQQHIADLPLLTAGEWQQQIIDWNATSADFPQHCCFPQLFEEQVARTPDAIAVVFEQERFTYRQLNQHANYLAHHLQDRGVGPETIIPLLAERGSAFIIAMLGIMKAGGTYLPLDPRHPAARLRQVLEHSGSHFLLATKKFAPILSQITAPNPDPDSTRGDSASCLSFPRPDQSGPYEILYLEDIFAIADTNMAQSNLPVRATPRNMAYVIYTSGSTGTPKGVMIEHRGMLNHLYAKVSDLKLSAADRIAQTASQCFDISVWQFLAALLVGGRVHIFPDEVAHHPLHLLEQVDQHEISILETVPSLLRVMLESIENGSNAYPRLQHLRWLIPTGEALPPEFCKRWLNIYPGIPLLNAYGPTECSDDVTHFPIHHPLANQQLHTPIGRPIQNMQLYILDRQLHPVPIGVNGELYVGGIGVGRGYLNDPQRTAESFVPNPFVRTNQIATPQDQSPGSVLYADQSPGEAVGADLSYTPPIYRPSPNLTPESGAKLYKTGDLVRYLSDGTIEFLGRIDHQVKIRGYRIELGEIESALRQHNSVQDVVVIVREDTTGNKSLVAYVVASSDVTANELRTSLKQKLPDYMIPSAIVLLESLPLTPNGKVDRRALPVPQYERFEPGERFVAATQPIQQQLVQIWEELLAIRPIGIQDNFFEIGGHSLLLVRLLDRIEQVFGKKIPIATLLAAPTIEQLAHILAAEPGRDSGLSLSRSGHEDRHQDPREDRDRPLSLQDLLSSMKAVWKRSRPGKA from the coding sequence ATGGCCCTGACTTCTGAGTCACCCCTGTCAAAGCAGCAAGATATCTACGCCTTTCCTGCATCTTTCGCGCAGCAAGGTCTCTGGTATATCGATCAAATACATCCACACAATACCATCTATAACCTGTTCTCCACGCTGCATATTCGCACTGCTGTCAACACAGATGCCCTTGCTAGCAGCATTCAGGCAATCATTCAGCGGCATGAAGCACTGCGCACAGTTTTTGTGGCGCACAACGGCCAGCCACTGCAAATGATCCTTCCACAGCTGGAGGTACCGTTTACGGTTGTGGACCTGGAATATCTACCTGAAGCGGCACGACAGGCCGAAATGCTACGGCTCGCGAATGCGGAGGTGCAGCAGCCCTTTGATCTGGCTCATGGCCCCCTGCTGCGTACCACCCTCTTTCGCCTGGGGGCCAGGGAATTTCTCCTGCTGCTGACCATTCACCATATCATCTACGATGGCTGGTCGGTGCATGTCTTCTTTCGCGAACTGGCCGCGTATTATCAGGCTTTTGACAAAGGTTCGCCGCTCGCATTGCCCGCGTTACCCGTTCAATATGTCGATTTCGCCGTCTGGCAACGCGAATGGTTGAGCGGTGAAAGGCTCGATGAACAGCTTGCCTACTGGAAGCAACAACTGGCCGGCGCACCTGCCCTGTTCGAACTCCCAACCGATCGACCTCGACCGGCTATCCCAACCAGCAGGGGTTCCCTGCGCCTCTTTCAGTTTTCAAGAGCATTTACCGAAACGCTGAGAGCTCTCAGCCGGCAGGAAAAGGTCAGCCTGTTCACCACCCTCGTTGCTTCCTTTCAGACATTGCTGTATCGCTACACCGGGCAGGAGGATTTGCTGCTCGGTACCGATACTGCTGATCGCAGCCAGGCAGGAACGGAAGATTTGATCGGCTTTTTCGTCAATACCCTGGTGTTGCGTTGTGATCTATCCGGCAATCCTACCTTCCATGAACTCCTGGGCAGGGTACGCCAGGTGATCCTTGAGGCTTACGCGCATCAAGACGTGCCCATCGAAGTGCTCGCTCGCGAACTCCGGCCTGACCGCTCCCCGGGTCAAAATCCTTTCTTCCAGGTCATGTTGTCGCTTGACCTCTCATCCCCTGACCTGCCGCCGCATTGGGAACTGCTGCCATTGGAGTTGAAAACAGGTTCCGCCAAGTTCGATCTCTCATTCGAGATGCAGGACCGCTCGGATGGCCTGCTTATATTCCTGGAGTACAACACCGACCTCTTCGATGAAACAACCATTGTGCGCATGATGGGCCATTGGCAACGCTTGTTGGAAGGAATCGTCGCCGACCCCCAGCAACATATTGCCGACCTGCCGCTTTTGACCGCCGGTGAGTGGCAGCAGCAGATCATTGACTGGAACGCTACCTCAGCAGACTTTCCCCAACACTGCTGCTTCCCCCAGCTATTTGAAGAGCAGGTCGCCCGCACACCCGATGCTATCGCAGTCGTCTTCGAGCAGGAGCGATTCACCTACCGGCAACTGAACCAGCACGCGAATTACCTGGCACACCATTTGCAAGACCGTGGTGTCGGTCCCGAAACCATCATCCCTCTCCTCGCGGAACGCGGCAGCGCCTTCATCATCGCAATGCTGGGCATCATGAAAGCTGGGGGAACCTATCTCCCGCTCGACCCGCGTCACCCTGCCGCGCGCCTGCGCCAGGTGCTTGAACACAGTGGCTCGCATTTTCTGCTTGCCACGAAAAAGTTCGCCCCCATCCTTTCCCAGATCACCGCCCCCAATCCCGATCCCGATTCCACCCGTGGGGACAGCGCCTCGTGCCTGTCCTTCCCACGGCCCGATCAATCTGGCCCCTACGAGATTCTTTACCTTGAGGATATTTTCGCCATAGCGGATACGAACATGGCTCAGAGTAATTTGCCTGTGCGCGCAACGCCTCGCAACATGGCGTATGTCATTTATACATCTGGCTCAACCGGAACGCCCAAGGGGGTGATGATCGAGCATCGTGGAATGTTGAACCATCTCTATGCCAAGGTCTCCGATCTCAAACTCTCCGCGGCTGATAGGATAGCGCAAACCGCTTCGCAATGCTTTGATATCTCAGTCTGGCAATTTCTGGCCGCTTTGCTCGTAGGCGGGCGCGTTCACATCTTTCCCGACGAGGTGGCTCATCACCCGCTGCACCTGCTTGAGCAGGTTGATCAGCACGAAATCTCCATCCTCGAAACCGTGCCATCCCTGCTGCGCGTCATGCTCGAGTCCATCGAAAATGGAAGCAATGCCTATCCTCGCCTGCAACACCTGCGCTGGCTTATTCCAACAGGAGAAGCCTTGCCTCCAGAGTTCTGTAAAAGATGGTTGAATATCTACCCCGGAATTCCTTTGTTAAATGCCTATGGGCCTACCGAGTGTTCGGATGATGTCACCCACTTCCCTATCCATCATCCTCTTGCCAACCAGCAGCTACACACCCCCATCGGCCGGCCGATTCAGAACATGCAGCTCTACATCCTTGACCGGCAGTTACATCCTGTACCCATTGGCGTCAATGGCGAATTGTACGTAGGCGGCATAGGCGTAGGTCGTGGCTACCTCAATGACCCGCAGCGCACAGCCGAATCATTTGTACCCAACCCCTTCGTAAGAACCAACCAGATCGCGACCCCACAAGACCAATCCCCCGGCTCTGTCTTATATGCCGACCAATCCCCCGGCGAAGCCGTAGGGGCCGATTTATCGTACACACCGCCGATTTATCGGCCCTCGCCCAATCTCACACCCGAATCCGGCGCAAAGCTCTATAAAACTGGTGACCTGGTTCGTTACCTCTCTGATGGCACCATCGAATTCCTTGGCCGTATTGATCACCAGGTCAAAATACGTGGCTATCGCATCGAGTTGGGGGAAATCGAATCTGCGTTGCGCCAGCACAACAGCGTGCAGGATGTAGTTGTCATCGTTCGTGAGGATACAACCGGCAACAAATCCCTTGTCGCCTATGTCGTAGCATCATCGGATGTCACTGCGAACGAACTGCGAACCTCTCTAAAGCAAAAATTGCCCGATTACATGATTCCATCTGCCATCGTGCTGCTAGAATCGCTACCGCTCACGCCAAATGGCAAAGTAGATCGCCGCGCCTTACCCGTCCCTCAGTACGAGCGATTCGAGCCAGGTGAACGGTTTGTAGCTGCGACTCAACCCATCCAACAGCAGCTTGTCCAGATCTGGGAGGAACTCCTGGCGATTCGACCTATCGGTATCCAGGATAACTTCTTCGAAATCGGAGGCCATTCCCTCCTGCTCGTTCGCCTGCTTGACCGCATCGAACAGGTCTTCGGCAAAAAGATTCCCATAGCTACCCTGCTGGCCGCCCCAACGATTGAGCAACTGGCTCATATCCTGGCCGCCGAACCCGGTAGGGACAGCGGCCTGTCCCTATCCCGGTCGGGGCACGAGGACAGGCACCAGGACCCCAGAGAGGACAGGGACAGGCCGCTGTCCCTACAGGACTTATTGTCTTCAATGAAAGCGGTCTGGAAAAGGTCGCGCCCTGGAAAGGCGTAA
- a CDS encoding response regulator transcription factor, which yields MSHLGLEHESATEFAISGASTLSEKALTILVVDDHVLIRQAISHILVAQLEIERVVAAQDYVEARELAAKLQPDIIWLDMRINHSNSISEIGRLRRISPSSSIIVLADQEDEHEAFAAIMAGAQGYRSKQDLDEGEVMASIHMIRRGEFVLRPSLAALVVHRLRAAALPLWGSESNHGSHPLMRNTEFNGLAHLTAREREVLQLISQGYRDRDIAEGLHISEKTVQKHVQSILNKLGAQNRTEAAYLIHRQSFT from the coding sequence ATGTCTCACCTTGGACTTGAACACGAATCTGCCACAGAATTCGCGATCTCAGGAGCTTCGACCTTGTCCGAAAAAGCACTCACCATTTTAGTGGTAGACGATCATGTGCTGATTCGTCAGGCAATTAGCCATATACTTGTTGCTCAGCTAGAGATAGAGCGCGTCGTGGCCGCTCAGGACTATGTTGAAGCAAGAGAATTGGCGGCAAAGCTCCAGCCCGATATTATCTGGCTTGATATGCGAATCAATCATTCTAACAGTATTTCAGAAATAGGCCGCCTACGAAGAATTTCTCCCTCATCCAGCATCATCGTCTTAGCAGATCAAGAGGACGAACACGAAGCCTTTGCCGCCATCATGGCAGGCGCGCAGGGCTATCGTTCTAAGCAGGACCTTGATGAAGGTGAAGTAATGGCATCCATTCATATGATCCGCCGCGGAGAATTCGTCTTGCGCCCGTCGCTGGCCGCGCTTGTCGTTCATCGCTTGCGAGCTGCCGCCTTGCCATTATGGGGATCGGAAAGCAATCATGGAAGCCATCCATTGATGCGCAACACCGAATTTAACGGATTGGCACATCTCACAGCGCGCGAACGTGAAGTACTCCAGCTAATCAGTCAGGGATATCGCGATCGCGATATCGCTGAAGGGTTGCATATTTCTGAAAAAACCGTTCAAAAGCACGTTCAAAGCATCCTGAACAAACTTGGCGCTCAGAATCGTACCGAAGCCGCATATCTCATCCATCGCCAGTCCTTCACCTGA
- a CDS encoding phosphopentomutase, which yields MTGLKRAIVVVLDGVGAGANPDAHAYGDDGASSLEHCAQAIGGLELPNLGQIGIGNITPILGTPPVEHARGAYGRMTEAAAGKDSTTGHWEMMGVILRKPLPTYPHGFPADLVERFEQAIGRKVLGNKPASGTEIIKELGEEHLRTGRPILYTSADSVFQLAAHQEVIPLPELYHMCEVARAMLTGEHAVGRVIARPFIGTPGNFTRTEHRRDFSLAPPGTTLLDVLKESGKEVIGIGKIEDLFAGRGLTQRDHTETNRDGMAATLRWLERDFTGLLFVNLVEFDMLWGHRRDSQGYAQALRDVDAWFAQVQQLMRPGDAIFFTADHGVDPTYRGTDHTREHVPLLAYGEPVRAGVNLGVRSTYADLGQTLAHAFHVEPLAAGTSFAGDIGLA from the coding sequence ATGACAGGTCTCAAACGAGCCATCGTAGTCGTTCTTGATGGTGTCGGCGCGGGAGCTAATCCTGACGCTCATGCCTATGGCGATGATGGTGCCAGCTCGCTCGAACACTGCGCTCAGGCCATCGGCGGGCTGGAGTTGCCCAACCTGGGACAAATCGGCATCGGCAACATCACACCCATCCTGGGTACGCCACCGGTCGAACATGCCAGGGGAGCATATGGGCGCATGACCGAGGCAGCCGCCGGCAAGGACAGCACCACAGGCCATTGGGAGATGATGGGCGTCATCCTCCGCAAACCTCTTCCTACCTATCCGCATGGATTTCCTGCGGACCTTGTGGAGCGCTTCGAACAGGCTATAGGTCGCAAAGTCCTCGGCAATAAGCCGGCTTCGGGTACGGAGATCATCAAGGAACTGGGTGAAGAGCATCTTCGCACCGGTCGCCCCATCCTCTATACCTCGGCGGACAGCGTTTTTCAGCTCGCGGCGCACCAGGAAGTTATTCCACTTCCCGAACTGTATCATATGTGTGAAGTCGCACGTGCTATGCTTACCGGAGAACATGCCGTTGGGCGCGTCATAGCTCGTCCATTTATCGGCACACCTGGTAATTTTACTCGTACAGAACATCGACGTGATTTCTCGCTCGCGCCGCCAGGAACAACACTGCTCGACGTGCTGAAGGAAAGCGGCAAAGAGGTCATCGGCATCGGCAAGATCGAAGACCTCTTTGCCGGGCGTGGCCTCACGCAGCGCGATCATACCGAAACGAATCGTGATGGTATGGCCGCGACACTTCGCTGGCTGGAACGAGACTTCACCGGTCTGCTCTTTGTCAATCTGGTAGAATTTGATATGCTGTGGGGCCATCGCCGTGATAGCCAGGGCTATGCGCAGGCGCTGCGGGATGTCGATGCCTGGTTCGCGCAGGTGCAGCAGCTGATGAGGCCGGGTGATGCCATATTCTTCACCGCCGATCATGGCGTAGACCCGACCTATCGCGGCACCGATCATACACGCGAACACGTGCCACTCCTTGCCTACGGGGAACCTGTACGCGCGGGAGTAAATCTCGGTGTTCGTTCGACCTACGCGGACCTTGGCCAGACACTCGCTCACGCCTTTCACGTCGAACCACTCGCCGCCGGCACAAGTTTTGCCGGCGATATTGGATTGGCCTGA
- a CDS encoding GNAT family N-acetyltransferase: protein MTEVQRNDTYPVLHGERVYLRRPRMQDAQYVFHWERDDVVWRYDPRRPYSQNMREFLPVFERNYVQGNGRQFWFIIEDEQHIPIGTITYFNIDYRLGQVEVGLGLGDRSRWGKGYGPEAIRTLVAYLFTLPGIARIYAETALANHPARRAFAKAHFTEVGQIYDPRSTGEPWILLEIWKREYYSRK, encoded by the coding sequence ATGACTGAGGTACAACGAAACGACACTTATCCGGTTTTACATGGGGAGCGCGTCTATTTACGCCGTCCCAGGATGCAGGACGCGCAGTATGTTTTTCATTGGGAGCGCGACGACGTAGTCTGGCGCTACGATCCCCGCCGTCCCTACTCACAAAACATGCGCGAATTTCTACCCGTTTTTGAGCGCAATTATGTGCAGGGCAACGGGCGGCAATTCTGGTTCATCATCGAAGATGAGCAACATATCCCCATTGGTACCATCACCTATTTCAATATCGATTATCGCCTCGGCCAGGTTGAAGTAGGGCTGGGATTGGGAGATCGCTCACGCTGGGGCAAGGGTTATGGCCCGGAAGCTATCCGCACCCTGGTCGCCTATCTTTTCACCCTGCCCGGCATCGCCCGTATCTACGCGGAAACTGCCCTGGCTAATCATCCGGCACGCCGTGCTTTCGCCAAGGCCCATTTTACGGAAGTTGGCCAGATTTATGACCCGCGCAGCACCGGCGAACCCTGGATACTTTTAGAAATTTGGAAAAGGGAGTATTACTCTAGGAAATGA
- a CDS encoding MbtH family protein yields the protein MSNTNEQDDNITYKVVVNHEEQYSIWPASRENAPGWRDAGKTGSKAECLAYIKEVWTDMRPLSLRT from the coding sequence ATGAGCAATACTAATGAACAGGACGATAACATTACCTACAAAGTAGTCGTCAACCATGAAGAGCAGTATTCGATCTGGCCTGCCTCCCGCGAAAATGCCCCTGGCTGGCGTGATGCGGGCAAAACAGGTTCAAAAGCAGAATGCCTGGCGTATATCAAAGAAGTCTGGACCGACATGAGGCCGCTTAGCCTCAGAACGTAG